The Lysobacter enzymogenes genome window below encodes:
- the pqqB gene encoding pyrroloquinoline quinone biosynthesis protein PqqB has product MRILVLGAAAGGGFPQWNCNTPGSRRAWRQQDGAKRRSQASIAVSADGERWLLINASPDFRQQVLALPPLWPQRGLRHSPIEAVLLSSGEIDHIAGLLSMRERQRFDLWASARVHEVLALNPIFDALHPDYVTRKALALDAPVDIDGVDAPLGLRVTAFAVPGKVPLFMESRSESLRGGDEDTLGLEVSDGRERFYYIPGCAALTPALRERLRGAALVFFDGTLWRDDEMQRAGVGSKTGARMGHMSIAGGNGDDDAGTLAAFAGLDVRRKLFIHLNTTNPVLDEASPERAQVRALGWDVAEDGMELTL; this is encoded by the coding sequence ATGCGCATCCTCGTGCTCGGAGCGGCGGCCGGAGGCGGCTTTCCGCAGTGGAACTGCAACACGCCCGGCAGCCGCCGGGCGTGGCGTCAACAGGACGGCGCCAAGCGCCGCAGCCAGGCCAGCATCGCGGTCAGCGCCGACGGCGAACGCTGGCTGCTGATCAACGCCTCGCCCGATTTCCGCCAGCAGGTGCTGGCGCTGCCTCCGCTGTGGCCGCAGCGCGGCCTGCGCCATTCGCCGATCGAGGCGGTGCTGCTCAGCAGCGGCGAGATCGACCACATCGCCGGCCTGCTGTCGATGCGCGAACGCCAGCGCTTCGACCTGTGGGCCAGCGCGCGCGTGCACGAGGTGCTGGCGCTGAATCCGATCTTCGATGCGCTGCATCCCGATTACGTGACGCGCAAGGCGCTGGCGCTCGATGCGCCGGTCGACATCGACGGCGTGGACGCGCCGCTCGGACTGCGCGTCACCGCGTTCGCGGTGCCCGGCAAGGTGCCGCTGTTCATGGAGTCGCGCAGCGAAAGCCTGCGCGGCGGCGACGAAGACACGCTTGGCCTGGAAGTCAGCGACGGCCGCGAACGCTTCTACTACATCCCCGGCTGCGCCGCGCTGACCCCGGCCTTGCGCGAGCGCCTGCGCGGCGCCGCGCTGGTGTTCTTCGACGGCACCTTGTGGCGCGACGACGAAATGCAGCGCGCCGGCGTCGGCAGCAAGACCGGCGCGCGCATGGGCCATATGAGCATCGCCGGCGGCAACGGCGACGACGACGCCGGCACCCTGGCCGCGTTCGCCGGCCTCGACGTGCGGCGCAAGCTGTTCATCCATCTCAACACCACCAACCCGGTCCTCGACGAAGCCTCGCCCGAGCGCGCGCAGGTGCGCGCGCTCGGCTGGGACGTCGCCGAGGACGGCATGGAACTGACGTTATGA